One window from the genome of Hoplias malabaricus isolate fHopMal1 chromosome X2, fHopMal1.hap1, whole genome shotgun sequence encodes:
- the LOC136676189 gene encoding interleukin-8-like isoform X2: protein MTLSARLLLAATALCCLSTLLAMPMELFATSHRCRCIDTTEHPVNTSLFKRIEVIPPGPNCRNTEILITLKDSSIVCVAPEAKWINGILIRLLKGKSRSTSSQA from the exons ATGACTCTCAGTGCCCGTCTGCTGCTGGCAGCCACTGCCCTCTGCTGCCTCTCCACACTGCTTG CCATGCCCATGGAACTATTTGCCACTAGCCACAGATGCCGCTGCATTGACACCACTGAGCACCCAGTGAACACAAGCCTTTTCAAGAGGATTGAGGTCATACCTCCAGGACCAAACTGTCGCAACACAGAAATCTT AATCACCTTGAAGGACAGTTccattgtgtgtgtggcacCTGAAGCCAAGTGGATTAACGGCATCCTCATCAGATTGTTAAAGGG aaaatCAAGATCCACCAGCAGCCAAGCCTGA
- the LOC136676189 gene encoding interleukin-8-like isoform X1 translates to MTLSARLLLAATALCCLSTLLAMPMELFATSHRCRCIDTTEHPVNTSLFKRIEVIPPGPNCRNTEILITLKDSSIVCVAPEAKWINGILIRLLKGRKSRSTSSQA, encoded by the exons ATGACTCTCAGTGCCCGTCTGCTGCTGGCAGCCACTGCCCTCTGCTGCCTCTCCACACTGCTTG CCATGCCCATGGAACTATTTGCCACTAGCCACAGATGCCGCTGCATTGACACCACTGAGCACCCAGTGAACACAAGCCTTTTCAAGAGGATTGAGGTCATACCTCCAGGACCAAACTGTCGCAACACAGAAATCTT AATCACCTTGAAGGACAGTTccattgtgtgtgtggcacCTGAAGCCAAGTGGATTAACGGCATCCTCATCAGATTGTTAAAGGG cagaaaatCAAGATCCACCAGCAGCCAAGCCTGA